From a region of the Lentilactobacillus curieae genome:
- a CDS encoding fructose permease: METTQSISNNGRTISMAKAIAFFVFSLVLNSAGNVLTLATSAKIHPSFLGSAYWTAAEANLSVAFGWNLFWTFLILGILTTLLNALLVGKLEWGRALGNLIFMVPFSALIQIFENFFIGKYSFFGGLPDANSTGMVIFYILLNFFGVALIGTAISIYQRANVVLHPADDLMQILRFKYFKGNANLAMWASYIPPTIMAIIAFAVTRQFTNFGLGTIFAFLFQGAITGVADKHVFPGLKHQALNVGK, encoded by the coding sequence ATGGAAACAACACAATCTATTAGTAACAACGGCCGAACGATTTCAATGGCTAAGGCAATTGCCTTCTTTGTATTTTCATTGGTACTAAATTCAGCCGGAAACGTTTTGACATTAGCAACTAGTGCCAAGATTCATCCTTCATTTTTAGGCTCAGCATATTGGACCGCCGCTGAAGCGAACCTGAGTGTGGCATTTGGCTGGAACCTATTCTGGACGTTCTTGATTCTAGGAATTTTAACCACGCTGCTTAACGCACTGTTGGTTGGTAAGTTGGAATGGGGAAGAGCTTTAGGTAACTTGATTTTCATGGTACCTTTCTCAGCTTTGATCCAAATTTTTGAAAACTTCTTTATTGGTAAGTACTCATTCTTTGGTGGACTTCCAGATGCAAACTCAACTGGAATGGTAATTTTCTACATCCTCTTGAACTTCTTTGGGGTTGCACTGATTGGAACAGCGATTTCAATTTACCAAAGAGCAAATGTGGTGCTTCACCCAGCAGATGATTTGATGCAAATTTTGCGATTCAAATACTTCAAGGGTAACGCTAATCTGGCGATGTGGGCATCATACATCCCACCTACAATCATGGCCATCATTGCATTTGCAGTGACTCGCCAATTCACTAACTTCGGTTTAGGAACCATCTTTGCTTTCTTATTCCAAGGAGCAATTACCGGAGTAGCTGATAAACATGTATTTCCAGGACTAAAACACCAAGCACTTAATGTTGGTAAATAA
- the scrK gene encoding fructokinase ScrK → MLLGSVEAGGTKFVVAVGNKDYRIIDQAQFPTTTPEETLQKTVDYFKQFDDIAAIAISSFGPIELRKNAPKYGYITNTPKPGWADTDFVGRIKKDIDVPIYFTTDVNGSAYGEYVMATLFNQHVNSLTYYTIGTGVGAGSIINGNFVGDLGHPEMGHVRLKRHPDDLDFKGICPFHGDCLEGLVAGPTFDARLGKPGKDVPLTDHVWDIMAFYVAQAAIQVTLTLRPGKIVFGGGVVSPEFLTKVRVEFDKLMNGYVDVGNLTDYIVMPLVKNNGSATVGDFAMALKELNK, encoded by the coding sequence ATGTTATTAGGAAGTGTCGAAGCAGGAGGAACCAAATTTGTTGTCGCTGTTGGTAATAAGGACTATCGAATTATCGATCAAGCCCAGTTCCCAACGACCACACCAGAGGAAACGCTACAAAAAACTGTTGATTACTTTAAACAGTTTGATGATATTGCAGCAATTGCAATTTCCTCATTTGGCCCGATTGAGCTAAGAAAAAATGCCCCTAAATATGGGTACATAACAAACACTCCTAAACCGGGGTGGGCTGACACCGATTTTGTTGGTCGAATTAAGAAAGACATTGATGTGCCAATTTACTTTACGACCGATGTAAACGGATCAGCTTACGGTGAATATGTGATGGCAACTTTATTTAACCAACACGTTAACTCATTGACTTATTATACCATCGGAACTGGTGTTGGAGCAGGGTCAATTATTAACGGAAACTTTGTTGGCGATTTAGGCCATCCTGAAATGGGACACGTAAGGCTCAAACGCCATCCTGATGATCTTGATTTTAAGGGAATCTGTCCATTCCACGGCGACTGTCTTGAAGGATTGGTGGCGGGACCAACGTTTGATGCCCGACTCGGTAAACCAGGTAAAGATGTTCCGTTGACTGATCATGTTTGGGACATCATGGCTTTCTATGTTGCCCAAGCAGCCATTCAAGTCACATTGACTTTGCGCCCAGGAAAAATCGTCTTTGGTGGCGGGGTTGTTAGCCCAGAATTCCTTACTAAAGTTCGGGTTGAATTTGATAAATTAATGAATGGTTACGTTGATGTTGGTAACTTGACCGACTACATTGTAATGCCACTTGTGAAGAACAATGGCTCAGCAACTGTTGGTGACTTTGCGATGGCTTTAAAAGAGTTGAATAAGTAG
- the yaaA gene encoding peroxide stress protein YaaA, with the protein MKIIISPAKKMVVNLDDFDILDMPQYLDETKQILAELQQLDKSAAQKLWQTSDKLTIESYQILKQTNLTERLTPAIIAFSGIQYQYMAPGLFTAPALNYVQQNLRILSGFYGILRPFDGITPYRLEMGSRMKLRGYKNLYSFWGSKLYDALVSDQEPIINLASKEYAKAITPYLKSDQQFIDIVFGHLVDGKLKTRATFAKMARGEMVRFAAERNVTDPIQLKEFDHLDYKFDERRSTDMQYIFIKDEK; encoded by the coding sequence ATGAAAATTATCATTTCCCCTGCCAAAAAAATGGTGGTGAATTTAGACGACTTTGATATCTTGGATATGCCTCAATACCTAGACGAAACTAAGCAAATTCTTGCAGAGCTCCAGCAGCTTGATAAGTCTGCTGCCCAAAAATTGTGGCAAACTAGCGATAAATTGACTATTGAAAGCTACCAAATATTAAAACAGACTAACTTAACTGAGCGACTGACGCCCGCCATCATTGCATTTTCTGGCATCCAATATCAGTATATGGCGCCGGGGTTGTTTACCGCTCCCGCCCTAAATTATGTTCAACAAAATCTTCGCATCTTATCTGGTTTCTACGGCATTTTACGTCCTTTTGACGGAATCACCCCTTATCGACTTGAGATGGGGTCAAGAATGAAATTAAGGGGATATAAGAACCTTTACTCTTTCTGGGGTAGCAAACTCTACGATGCACTAGTTAGTGATCAAGAACCAATTATCAACTTAGCCTCAAAAGAATATGCCAAAGCGATTACTCCGTACTTAAAATCAGACCAACAGTTTATTGACATTGTCTTTGGTCATCTAGTTGATGGCAAGCTTAAAACTCGTGCAACATTCGCCAAAATGGCTCGTGGTGAGATGGTTAGGTTCGCTGCTGAAAGGAACGTAACCGACCCAATCCAACTAAAAGAATTTGACCATTTGGATTATAAGTTTGATGAGCGGCGCTCAACGGATATGCAGTATATCTTTATAAAGGATGAAAAGTAA